One window of Triticum dicoccoides isolate Atlit2015 ecotype Zavitan chromosome 5A, WEW_v2.0, whole genome shotgun sequence genomic DNA carries:
- the LOC119298385 gene encoding NAC domain-containing protein 22-like, producing MAMAAVASPTMEVDQDLPGFRFHPTEEELLGFYLSRVALGKKLHFDIIGTLNIYRHDPWDLPGMAKIGEREWYFFVPRDRKTGSGGRPNRTTERGFWKATGSDRAIRSTADSKRVIGLKKTLVFYLDRAPRGTKTDWVMNEYRLPDTGAPPPQEDTVLCKVYRKATPLKELEQRAFEMEEMKQRSGSNGGYDYSGVARACPVPAAGDFYLSPSDDVQDNFLIPSSSSSSSVALSGKSSSHDAPRVAKKEADVATVNVPFHRQLPAVNPPCGLQLQEANHGMSNMSSLELPAANHGLSNMSNLRVPAANQGVLDLPSLQLPAASSRGVFDWLNDPFLTQLRSPWQDQHCMSPYAHLLY from the exons ATGGCAATGGCAGCAGTGGCGTCGCCGACCATGGAGGTCGATCAGGACCTCCCCGGCTTCCGCTTCCACCCCACGGAGGAGGAGCTCCTCGGCTTCTACCTCTCCCGCGTCGCCCTCGGCAAGAAGCTCCACTTCGACATCATCGGCACCCTCAACATCTACCGCCACGATCCCTGGGATCTTCCTG GGATGGCAAAGATCGGGGAGAGGGAGTGGTACTTCTTCGTGCCGCGTGACCGGAAGACGGGGAGCGGCGGGCGGCCGAACCGGACGACGGAGCGGGGGTTCTGGAAGGCGACGGGGTCAGACAGGGCCATCCGGAGCACCGCCGACTCCAAGCGGGTCATCGGCCTCAAGAAGACGCTCGTCTTTTACCTGGACCGCGCACCGCGGGGCACCAAGACGGACTGGGTCATGAACGAGTACCGCCTCCCCGACACCGGCGCGCCGCCGCCCCAGGAGGACACGGTGCTGTGCAAGGTGTACCGGAAGGCCACGCCGCTCAAGGAGCTCGAGCAGAGAGCCTTTGAGATGGAGGAGATGAAGCAAAGGTCCGGCAGCAACGGTGGGTACGACTACAGTGGCGTGGCCAGAGCGTGCCCTGTCCCGGCAGCCGGCGACTTCTACCTATCGCCGTCCGACGACGTCCAGGACAACTTCCTGAtcccctcctcgtcgtcgtcgtcgtcggtggCGCTGTCTGGCAAAAGCAGCAGCCACGACGCGCCCAGGGTAGCTAAGAAGGAAGCAGACGTCGCCACGGTGAACGTGCCCTTCCATCGGCAGCTCCCGGCCGTGAACCCACCCTGCGGCCTCCAGCTCCAGGAGGCGAACCACGGGATGTCGAATATGTCAAGCCTGGAGCTACCGGCGGCGAACCATGGGCTGTCAAACATGTCCAACCTGCGGGTACCGGCGGCGAACCAGGGTGTGCTGGACCTACCCAGCCTGCAGCTCCCTGCGGCGAGCAGCCGCGGAGTGTTCGACTGGCTAAATGACCCGTTCCTGACGCAGCTGCGCAGCCCGTGGCAGGACCAGCATTGCATGTCCCCTTACGCCCATCTGCTCTACTAA
- the LOC119298386 gene encoding NAC domain-containing protein 22-like has translation MAVAAVASSTMEVDQDLPGFRFHPTEEELLGFYLSRVALGKKLHFDIIGTLNIYRHDPWDLPGMAKIGEREWYFFVPRDRKAGSCGRPNRTTERGFWKATGSDRAIRSTGDPKRVIGLKKTLVFYQGRAPRGTKTDWVMNEYRLPDNGAPPPQEDTVLCKVYRKATPLKELEQRAFQMEEMKQRSGGNGGYGYSGATRACPVPAAGDFYLSQSDDVQDNFLIPSSSSSSSSSVALSGNSSSHDAPRVAKEEADVATATVASTSSLSQAANAPFHLQLPAVNPPCGLQLPAANHGMSNMSSLQLPAASQGVVDLPSLQLPAASSHGVFDWLNDPFLTQLRSPWQDQHCMSPYAHLLY, from the exons ATGGCAGTGGCAGCAGTGGCGTCGTCGACCATGGAGGTCGATCAGGACCTCCCGGGCTTCCGGTTCCACCCCACGGAGGAGGAGCTCCTCGGCTTCTACCTCTCCCGCGTCGCCCTCGGCAAGAAGCTCCACTTCGACATCATCGGCACCCTCAACATCTACCGCCACGATCCCTGGGATCTTCCTG GGATGGCAAAGATCGGGGAGAGGGAGTGGTACTTCTTCGTGCCGCGTGACCGGAAGGCGGGGAGCTGCGGGCGGCCGAACAGGACGACGGAGCGGGGGTTCTGGAAGGCCACGGGCTCCGACAGGGCCATCCGGAGCACCGGCGACCCCAAGCGTGTCATCGGCCTCAAGAAGACACTTGTCTTCTACCAGGGCCGCGCTCCCCGGGGCACAAAGACGGACTGGGTCATGAATGAGTaccgcctccccgacaacggcgcgccGCCGCCCCAGGAGGACACGGTGCTGTGCAAGGTGTACCGGAAGGCAACGCCGCTCAAGGAGCTCGAGCAAAGAGCCTTTCAGATGGAGGAGATGAAGCAGAGGTCCGGCGGCAACGGTGGGTACGGCTACAGTGGCGCGACCAGAGCGTGCCCGGTCCCGGCAGCCGGCGACTTCTACCTGTCGCAGTCCGACGACGTCCAGGACAACTTCctgatcccctcctcctcctcctcctcgtcgtcgtcggtgGCACTATCCGGCAACAGCAGCAGCCACGACGCGCCCAGGGTGGCCAAGGAGGAAGCAGACGTCGCCACGGCCACTGTCGCGTCGACGTCGTCTCTGTCGCAAGCGGCGAACGCCCCCTTCCATCTTCAGCTTCCGGCCGTGAACCCACCCTGCGGCCTCCAGCTACCGGCGGCGAACCATGGGATGTCGAACATGTCCAGCCTACAGCTACCGGCGGCGAGCCAGGGTGTTGTGGACCTGCCCAGCCTGCAGCTCCCGGCGGCGAGCAGCCACGGAGTGTTCGACTGGCTAAATGACCCGTTCCTGACGCAGCTGCGCAGCCCGTGGCAGGACCAGCATTGCATGTCCCCTTACGCCCATCTGCTATACTAG